A stretch of the Arvicanthis niloticus isolate mArvNil1 chromosome 17, mArvNil1.pat.X, whole genome shotgun sequence genome encodes the following:
- the LOC117722515 gene encoding intestinal-type alkaline phosphatase 1, giving the protein MQGDWVLLLLLGLRIQLSFGVIPAEEEDPAFWNQKAKEALDVAKKLQPIQTSAKNLIIFLGDGMGVPTVTATRILKGQLEGHLGPETPLAMDNFPYMALSKTYNVDRQVPDSAGTATAYLCGVKANYKTIGLSAGARFNQCNTTFGNEVFSVMHRAKKAGKSVGVVTTTRVQHASPAGTYAHTVNRDWYSDADMPPSAVQAGCKDIATQLISNMDIDVILGGGRKFMFPKGTPDPEYPNDSGQSGTRLDGRNLVQEWLAQHQGGRYVWNLAELIQASQNSTVTHLMGLFEPAEMKYDVNRNSSVDPSLAEMTEVAVRMLSRNPKGFYLFVEGGRIDQGHHAGTAYLALTEAVMFDSAIKKASQLTNEKDTLTLITADHSHVFAFGGYTLRGTSIFGLAPLNALDGKSYTSILYGNGPGYKLGLDSRPNVTEEQSRDPNYQQQAAVPLSSETHGGEDVAIFARGPQAHLVHGVQEQNYIAHVMAFAGCLEPYTDCGLAPPAGQTTNTNNAAGQATVLLPLQLLVSMLLLVGTAVVVS; this is encoded by the exons ATGCAGGGAGACTGGGTGCTGCTGTTGCTTTTGGGTCTCAGGATACAACTGTCCTTTGGGGTCATCCCAG CGGAGGAGGAGGACCCAGCCTTCTGGAATCAAAAGGCGAAGGAGGCCCTGGATGTTGCCAAAAAGCTGCAGCCCATTCAGACATCAGCCAAGAACCTCATTATCTTCTTGGGAGATG GGATGGGGGTGCCCACGGTGACAGCCACCAGGATACTAAAGGGACAGTTGGAAGGTCATCTAGGGCCTGAGACACCCCTGGCCATGGACAATTTCCCATACATGGCTCTGTCCAAG ACATACAATGTGGACAGACAGGTCCCAGATAGTGCAGGCACGGCCACAGCCTACCTGTGTGGGGTCAAGGCCAACTACAAGACCATTGGCCTGAGCGCAGGTGCACGATTCAACCAGTGCAACACCACATTTGGCAACGAGGTCTTCTCAGTGATGCACCGTGCAAAGAAAGCAG GGAAGTCTGTAGGAGTAGTGACCACCACTAGGGTGCAGCACGCCTCTCCAGCCGGCACCTACGCACACACGGTGAACCGTGACTGGTACTCGGATGCAGATATGCCTCCTTCTGCAGTCCAGGCGGGGTGCAAGGACATCGCCACACAACTCATCTCCAACATGGACATTGAC GTGATCCTTGGTGGTGGCCGAAAGTTTATGTTTCCCAAGGGGACTCCAGACCCTGAATACCCAAACGACTCTGGCCAGTCTGGAACCAGGCTGGATGGTCGGAACCTGGTGCAGGAGTGGCTGGCACAGCACCAG GGGGGCCGGTATGTTTGGAACCTCGCGGAGCTCATTCAGGCATCCCAGAACTCAACAGTGACTCACCTCATGG GCCTCTTTGAGCCAGCAGAAATGAAATACGACGTCAACCGGAACTCCTCAGTAGACCCTTCCCTGGCGGAGATGACAGAGGTGGCTGTGCGCATGCTCAGCAGGAACCCCAAAGGCTTCTATCTCTTTGTGGAAG GGGGTCGTATTGACCAAGGCCACCATGCGGGCACAGCTTACCTGGCACTGACTGAGGCGGTCATGTTCGACTCTGCCATCAAAAAGGCCAGCCAGCTTACCAATGAGAAGGACACGCTAACCCTCATCACTGCTGACCACTCCCATGTCTTCGCGTTTGGTGGCTACACACTTAGGGGGACCTCTATCTTTG GTCTGGCCCCACTCAATGCCCTAGATGGCAAATCCTACACCTCCATTCTCTATGGCAATGGCCCGGGTTATAAGCTTGGTTTAGACAGCCGACCCAATGTCACCGAAGAGCAGAGTC GTGATCCCAACTACCAGCAGCAGGCGGCTGTACCCCTGTCGTCAGAGACCCACGGCGGGGAGGACGTGGCAATATTCGCGCGTGGCCCGCAGGCGCACCTGGTGCACGGAGTTCAAGAACAGAACTACATTGCGCATGTCATGGCCTTTGCAGGCTGCTTGGAGCCCTACACCGACTGCGGCTTGGCGCCCCCTGCCGGCCAGACCACCAACACAAACAACGCAGCCGGCCAGGCAACTGTCCTGCTGCCCCTGCAGCTGCTGGTCAGCATGCTGCTGCTAGTAGGGACAGCCGTGGTGGTGTCCTGA
- the LOC117722466 gene encoding alkaline phosphatase, germ cell type: MWGACLLLLGLGLQVSPRVIPVEEENPAFWNQKAAGALEAAKKLQPIQTSAKNLIILMGDGMGVSTVTATRILKGQQQGHLGPETQLAMDRFPHMALSKTYNTDKQVPDSAGTGTAFLCGVKTNMKVIGLSAAARFNQCNTTWGNEVVSVMHRAKKAGKSVGVVTTTSVQHASPASTYAHTVNRNWYSDAQMPVSALREGCKDISIQLISNTDIDVILGGGRKFMFPKGTPDQEYPTDTEQAGTRVDGRNLVQEWLAKHQGARYVWNRSELIQASQDSAVTHLMGLFEPNDMKYDIYRDPTQDPSLAEMTEVAVRVLSRNPKGFYLFVEGGRIDHGHHETVAYRALTEAVMFDSAVDKADKLTSEKDTMILVTADHSHVFSFGGYTQRGASIFGLAPFKAEDGKPFTSILYGNGPGYKLYNGVRADVTEKESSNPTYLQQAAVPLSSETHSGEDVAIFARGPQAHLVHGVQEQNYIAHVMAFAACLEPYTDCGLAPPADQSCAVSPGYISTLLCLLAGKMLMLMVAAEP, encoded by the exons ATGTGGGGAGCCTGCTTGCTGCTGCTGGGCCTCGGCCTACAGGTGTCCCCGAGGGTCATCCCAG TGGAGGAGGAGAACCCGGCCTTCTGGAACCAAAAGGCAGCTGGGGCCCTGGAGGCCGCCAAGAAGCTGCAGCCCATTCAGACATCAGCCAAGAATCTCATCATCCTCATGGGAGACG GGATGGGGGTGTCCACAGTAACTGCTACCCGGATCCTAAAGGGACAGCAGCAAGGCCATCTGGGACCTGAGACACAACTAGCCATGGACCGATTCCCACACATGGCTCTGTCCAAG ACATACAACACAGACAAGCAGGTCCCGGACAGCGCAGGCACAGGCACGGCCTTTCTCTGCGGGGTCAAAACCAATATGAAGGTCATTGGCTTGAGTGCAGCTGCTCGCTTTAACCAGTGCAACACAACATGGGGCAATGAAGTCGTCTCCGTAATGCATCGTGCTAAGAAAGCAG GAAAATCTGTGGGAGTGGTGACCACCACGTCGGTGCAGCACGCCTCTCCAGCCAGCACCTACGCACACACGGTGAACCGTAATTGGTACTCGGATGCACAAATGCCTGTGTCAGCGCTGCGTGAGGGCTGCAAGGACATCTCTATACAGCTCATCTCCAACACGGACATTGAT GTGATCCTCGGTGGTGGTCGCAAGTTCATGTTTCCCAAGGGGACACCAGACCAGGAATATCCAACTGACACTGAACAGGCTGGAACCAGGGTGGATGGACGCAACCTAGTTCAGGAGTGGCTGGCAAAGCACCag GGGGCCCGGTATGTTTGGAACCGCTCAGAGCTCATTCAGGCATCCCAGGACTCAGCAGTGACTCACCTCATGG gCCTCTTTGAACCTAACGACATGAAATATGACATCTACCGAGACCCTACTCAGGACCCTTCCCTGGCCGAGATGACAGAGGTGGCTGTGCGCGTGCTCAGCAGGAACCCCAAAGGCTTCTATCTCTTTGTGGAAG GGGGCCGCATTGACCATGGCCACCATGAGACTGTAGCCTACCGTGCCCTGACTGAGGCTGTCATGTTCGACTCAGCCGTTGACAAGGCAGACAAGCTCACCAGTGAGAAGGACACGATGATCCTTGTCACTGCTGACCACTCTCACGTCTTTTCATTTGGTGGTTACACACAGAGAGGGGCCTCCATCTTTG GGCTGGCTCCTTTCAAGGCTGAGGATGGCAAACCCTTTACCTCCATACTATACGGCAACGGTCCCGGCTACAAGCTCTATAATGGCGTCCGGGCTGAtgtcacagagaaagagagca GCAACCCCACCTACCTGCAGCAAGCGGCTGTACCCCTGTCGTCAGAGAcccacagtggggaggacgtggCCATATTCGCGCGTGGCCCACAGGCGCATCTGGTGCACGGCGTGCAGGAACAGAACTACATCGCTCATGTCATGGCCTTCGCAGCCTGCCTGGAGCCCTACACCGACTGCGGGCTGGCGCCCCCTGCTGACCAGAGCTGTGCAGTGAGCCCAGGCTACATCTCCACCTTGCTGTGCCTGTTGGCAGGGAAAATGTTGATGCTGATGGTGGCAGCTGAACCTTGA